In Rutidosis leptorrhynchoides isolate AG116_Rl617_1_P2 chromosome 2, CSIRO_AGI_Rlap_v1, whole genome shotgun sequence, one genomic interval encodes:
- the LOC139892200 gene encoding probable ubiquitin-conjugating enzyme E2 16 isoform X2: MTGSSVSSRKVLSKIATNRLQKELTEWQINPPSGFTHKVTDNLQRWVIEVNGAPGTIYANEKYQLQVDFPENYPMEAPQVIFLNPAPLHPHIYSNGHICLDILYDSWSPAMTVGSICISILSMLSSSTVKERPEDNDRYVKNCRNGRSPKETRWWFHDDKV; this comes from the exons ATGACCGGTTCCTCCGTCTCTTCTCGAAAG GTTTTAAGCAAAATCGCAACCAATAGACTTCAGAAAGAGCTTACTGAGTGGCAGATCAATCCTCCTTCTGGATTCACTCACAAAGTCACCGATAATCTTCAACG ATGGGTAATTGAAGTGAATGGAGCTCCAGGGACTATTTATGCTAATGAAAAGTATCAACTTCAAGTTGATTTCCCTGAGAATTATCCTATGGAAGCACCTCAG GTGATATTTTTGAATCCTGCTCCACTTCATCCTCATATTTATAGCAACGGCCACATATGTTTAG ATATTTTGTATGACTCCTGGTCACCAGCAATGACTGTTGGTTCCATTTGCATTAGCATTCTGTCCATGCTATCAAGTTCTACAGTGAAG GAACGCCCAGAAGATAATGATCGATACGTTAAGAATTGTAGAAATGGTAGATCTCC
- the LOC139892200 gene encoding probable ubiquitin-conjugating enzyme E2 16 isoform X1, with the protein MTGSSVSSRKVSVLSKIATNRLQKELTEWQINPPSGFTHKVTDNLQRWVIEVNGAPGTIYANEKYQLQVDFPENYPMEAPQVIFLNPAPLHPHIYSNGHICLDILYDSWSPAMTVGSICISILSMLSSSTVKERPEDNDRYVKNCRNGRSPKETRWWFHDDKV; encoded by the exons ATGACCGGTTCCTCCGTCTCTTCTCGAAAGGTATCT GTTTTAAGCAAAATCGCAACCAATAGACTTCAGAAAGAGCTTACTGAGTGGCAGATCAATCCTCCTTCTGGATTCACTCACAAAGTCACCGATAATCTTCAACG ATGGGTAATTGAAGTGAATGGAGCTCCAGGGACTATTTATGCTAATGAAAAGTATCAACTTCAAGTTGATTTCCCTGAGAATTATCCTATGGAAGCACCTCAG GTGATATTTTTGAATCCTGCTCCACTTCATCCTCATATTTATAGCAACGGCCACATATGTTTAG ATATTTTGTATGACTCCTGGTCACCAGCAATGACTGTTGGTTCCATTTGCATTAGCATTCTGTCCATGCTATCAAGTTCTACAGTGAAG GAACGCCCAGAAGATAATGATCGATACGTTAAGAATTGTAGAAATGGTAGATCTCC